From Echinicola soli, a single genomic window includes:
- the mtgA gene encoding monofunctional biosynthetic peptidoglycan transglycosylase: protein MKKFWRFIRKLVLWFFIISIGMTLVYKFVPVYITPLMVIRMVEQAADEKREVRLKKDWVSMDRISKHMAQAVVASEDQKFLDHFGFDMDAIDKAMEENSSGKRIRGGSTISNQTAKNVFLWPGRNYVRKGLEAYFTLLIELLWSKERIMEVYLNVIEMGDGIYGVEAASQAFYHKSAAKLSRQEAAMIAAVLPNPLRWSPTRPTAYNYKRQAWILRNMNNLNPVGFGKQD, encoded by the coding sequence ATGAAAAAATTTTGGCGGTTTATCAGAAAACTCGTGCTCTGGTTCTTTATTATTTCCATTGGAATGACCTTGGTGTACAAGTTTGTTCCCGTGTACATCACGCCACTAATGGTCATCAGAATGGTAGAGCAGGCGGCAGATGAAAAACGGGAGGTGCGCCTAAAAAAGGACTGGGTTTCCATGGATCGTATTTCCAAGCACATGGCACAGGCTGTGGTAGCTTCTGAGGACCAAAAGTTCTTGGACCACTTCGGTTTTGATATGGACGCCATTGACAAGGCAATGGAGGAAAATAGTTCTGGTAAACGTATTCGCGGTGGCAGCACCATTTCTAATCAAACAGCAAAAAATGTATTTCTCTGGCCGGGAAGAAACTATGTCCGCAAAGGTTTGGAAGCATACTTTACCCTGCTTATCGAATTACTATGGTCAAAGGAGCGTATCATGGAAGTTTACCTTAATGTCATCGAAATGGGAGATGGAATTTATGGTGTGGAGGCAGCCTCTCAGGCATTTTACCATAAATCGGCTGCCAAGCTCAGCCGCCAGGAAGCAGCCATGATCGCAGCGGTACTGCCCAATCCCCTGCGATGGTCTCCCACCCGTCCCACAGCCTATAATTACAAGCGCCAGGCATGGATACTAAGAAATATGAACAATCTCAATCCTGTGGGCTTTGGAAAACAGGATTGA
- a CDS encoding methyltransferase RsmF C-terminal domain-like protein has product MTSQDSPRLPEAFEHQMASLLEANEFMRFKAALFTPSKTSIRINPRKKAPLPQNTSPVPWNVKGHFLPQRPKFTFDPLFHAGAYYVQEASSMFIGHILNHIKPPKEGLYLDLCAAPGGKSSLLADYIGEEGLLVANEVIKTRASILRENMIKWGLGNTVVTNNDPAHFGSLEGFFDVVLVDAPCSGEGMFRKDAQAREEWSPENVKRCSARQQRILDQAGTLPGADGYLIYSTCTFNEQENEEMIRFLTDEFAYEPVQIPLDPEWGIVETETDTEWGTFYGYRFFPHLVSGEGFFITVLKRPSDAQFQQPKKMKDLKHILLQRTSKAEKNLLRQELTLNDTFDFYKLKKSFFAIKRAWTKHFEVLATTLNIKYFGTELGKFNKDQFIPTHALAISILPKNFPHYEARIEEAHTYLKKEDLDLNIQHDGWVILTYQNLPLGWVKNIGNRINNYYPKEWRIRMKIVD; this is encoded by the coding sequence ATGACCAGTCAAGACTCCCCCAGACTTCCGGAAGCTTTCGAGCACCAGATGGCTTCCTTACTGGAAGCCAACGAATTTATGCGCTTTAAAGCTGCATTATTTACGCCTTCCAAAACATCCATCCGGATCAACCCGAGAAAAAAAGCCCCCTTACCCCAAAACACTTCTCCTGTTCCATGGAATGTCAAAGGCCACTTTTTACCCCAACGGCCTAAGTTCACCTTTGATCCACTATTCCATGCCGGAGCCTATTATGTGCAGGAAGCTTCTTCTATGTTTATAGGCCATATTCTGAATCATATCAAGCCCCCCAAAGAAGGGCTCTATCTGGACCTGTGCGCCGCACCAGGGGGCAAGAGCTCCCTTCTAGCTGATTATATTGGCGAGGAAGGCCTACTGGTAGCCAATGAGGTCATCAAAACCCGCGCAAGCATCCTCCGGGAAAATATGATCAAGTGGGGTCTGGGCAATACAGTTGTGACCAATAACGATCCTGCCCATTTCGGGTCATTGGAAGGTTTTTTTGATGTGGTACTGGTGGATGCGCCTTGCTCGGGAGAAGGCATGTTCCGAAAGGATGCCCAAGCCAGGGAAGAATGGTCCCCCGAAAACGTCAAACGCTGTTCGGCACGCCAGCAGCGCATTCTTGACCAAGCCGGAACACTTCCTGGTGCTGATGGCTACCTGATTTATAGTACCTGCACCTTTAACGAACAGGAAAATGAAGAAATGATCCGCTTTCTCACCGATGAATTTGCCTATGAGCCGGTACAGATCCCGCTGGATCCGGAATGGGGAATCGTAGAAACGGAAACAGACACGGAATGGGGGACTTTTTACGGGTATCGGTTCTTTCCACATTTGGTATCCGGAGAAGGTTTCTTCATTACCGTCCTCAAAAGACCTTCCGATGCCCAGTTTCAGCAGCCCAAAAAAATGAAAGACCTTAAGCACATCCTGCTACAGCGTACAAGCAAAGCTGAGAAAAACCTTCTCAGGCAGGAACTGACGCTGAATGATACGTTTGATTTTTATAAGTTAAAAAAGAGCTTTTTTGCGATTAAACGTGCCTGGACCAAGCATTTTGAAGTCCTTGCCACTACACTAAACATCAAATATTTTGGCACGGAACTGGGGAAATTCAATAAAGACCAGTTCATTCCCACTCATGCCTTGGCGATAAGTATCTTACCAAAAAACTTCCCACATTATGAAGCACGTATCGAGGAGGCACACACATATCTGAAAAAAGAAGATCTCGACCTCAATATCCAGCACGACGGCTGGGTCATACTTACCTACCAAAACCTCCCCTTGGGTTGGGTAAAAAACATTGGAAACCGTATCAATAATTACTACCCCAAAGAATGGCGCATCCGTATGAAAATAGTGGATTAA
- the hflX gene encoding GTPase HflX, producing the protein MSKYTRKLKKLIDTAPVDETAVLVALIKQNQSEQEVEEHLDELAFLTETLGAKEIYRFTQRLDKPDVRSFVGSGKLEEIQAYVKHFEVDMVIFDDDLSPSQMRNLENELKVQVYDRSLLILDIFLNRAQTAQAKTQVELARFQYLLPRLTRMWTHLERQRGGTATRGGAGEKEIETDKRIIRNQITLLKEKLRKIEKQGETQRKGRKGIVRVALVGYTNVGKSTLMNLVTKSHVLAENKLFATVDSTVRKVVLENIPFLLSDTVGFIRKLPTHLIESFKSTLMEIKEADLLVHVVDISHPGFEDHISVVNQTLNELGAGDKPVLLVFNKIDLVPKMPSEEELMNMSELEVEEANYLDLDKLKKVYAKKMGIEPVFMAAQDGTNIEEFRKSLVREVKKQHKKIYPHYLESETYDLSQFEGMD; encoded by the coding sequence ATGAGTAAATATACAAGAAAATTAAAAAAACTGATCGATACCGCTCCTGTAGATGAAACTGCGGTGCTGGTAGCCTTGATCAAACAAAATCAATCTGAGCAAGAGGTAGAGGAGCATTTGGATGAACTGGCTTTTTTGACGGAAACCTTGGGCGCCAAAGAAATTTACCGTTTCACGCAGCGGCTGGACAAGCCAGACGTGAGGAGCTTTGTTGGTTCAGGTAAGCTGGAAGAAATCCAAGCTTATGTAAAGCATTTTGAGGTGGATATGGTGATTTTTGACGATGACCTTTCTCCTTCCCAGATGAGGAACCTCGAAAATGAGCTGAAGGTGCAAGTGTACGACCGCTCGCTACTGATTCTCGATATTTTCCTGAACAGGGCCCAAACCGCCCAAGCCAAGACGCAGGTGGAGCTGGCCAGATTCCAGTACCTGTTGCCTCGTTTGACCAGAATGTGGACTCACTTGGAGCGGCAGCGAGGTGGTACCGCTACCAGGGGTGGTGCCGGTGAGAAAGAGATCGAGACTGATAAGCGGATCATTCGAAACCAAATCACGCTGCTCAAAGAAAAACTGAGAAAGATCGAGAAACAAGGCGAGACACAGCGGAAAGGCAGAAAAGGAATCGTCCGTGTGGCCCTGGTCGGCTATACCAATGTGGGGAAAAGTACGTTGATGAACTTGGTGACCAAATCCCATGTGCTGGCAGAGAACAAGTTGTTTGCCACCGTAGACTCTACTGTGAGAAAAGTGGTGCTGGAGAATATTCCTTTTCTGCTATCAGATACTGTAGGGTTTATCCGAAAGCTGCCTACTCACTTGATTGAGTCCTTTAAGTCTACTTTGATGGAGATTAAGGAAGCGGATCTTTTGGTGCATGTGGTGGATATTTCCCATCCCGGTTTTGAAGATCACATTTCGGTGGTGAACCAGACATTAAATGAATTGGGAGCTGGTGATAAGCCTGTCCTGTTGGTATTTAACAAAATCGACCTGGTGCCTAAGATGCCTTCTGAGGAGGAGCTTATGAACATGTCCGAATTGGAAGTGGAAGAAGCCAATTACTTGGATTTGGACAAGCTTAAGAAGGTGTACGCTAAGAAAATGGGCATCGAGCCGGTATTCATGGCCGCGCAGGATGGCACCAATATCGAGGAGTTCAGAAAATCTCTTGTGCGGGAGGTTAAAAAGCAGCACAAGAAAATTTATCCTCATTACCTGGAATCAGAGACCTACGACCTTTCCCAGTTTGAGGGCATGGATTAA
- the rfbC gene encoding dTDP-4-dehydrorhamnose 3,5-epimerase — translation MEIRNTPIEDVFELYPKVFNDARGYFLETYREDLLAEKGINTRWVQDNQSFSIAGTVRGLHFQHAPHAQAKLVRVITGKVYDVCVDLRKDSPTFGHCHGVILDSAQHNMLYVPEGFAHGFSVLEDAVFSYKCSNFYSKPSEGGIIWNDRQLDIDWKVGAPIISDKDLELPSLEEFKQQSGGGL, via the coding sequence ATGGAAATACGAAATACACCCATCGAAGATGTTTTTGAACTCTACCCGAAAGTTTTTAACGATGCCAGGGGATATTTCCTGGAAACATACCGCGAAGACCTTTTGGCAGAAAAGGGCATTAACACCCGCTGGGTACAGGATAACCAGTCTTTCTCTATCGCAGGAACGGTAAGAGGACTGCACTTTCAGCATGCACCCCATGCCCAGGCAAAGCTCGTCAGGGTCATCACTGGTAAAGTTTATGATGTTTGTGTTGATCTGAGAAAGGATTCCCCTACCTTTGGCCATTGTCATGGGGTGATCTTGGACAGTGCACAGCATAACATGCTTTACGTACCGGAAGGTTTTGCTCATGGATTTTCTGTATTGGAAGATGCAGTATTTTCGTACAAGTGTTCCAATTTTTATAGCAAACCCAGCGAAGGTGGTATTATCTGGAATGATAGGCAGCTGGATATTGACTGGAAAGTGGGTGCTCCCATTATCTCGGATAAGGATTTGGAGTTGCCTTCATTGGAAGAATTTAAGCAGCAATCAGGAGGAGGACTGTAA
- a CDS encoding tyrosine-protein phosphatase codes for MGLMDLFKSSKKAEPLCLEWMEVDMHSHLIPGIDDGAESLKESVALIKRLQDLGLRKLITTPHVMTEFYKNTPKIISEGLSKLQEVLKEENIQVEIEAAAEYYLDEIFVEKLEKDEPLLTFGDNYILVETGFMNRPHMLQETFFALETKGYKPILAHPERYLYLQQDPSMLESLIEKGIYFQINLLSFTGYYSKPIKAMAEKLLERRLVRFVGTDCHNHRYLDALERLPATKSYDILKDSKFMNSLL; via the coding sequence ATGGGATTAATGGATTTGTTCAAAAGTTCAAAAAAGGCTGAACCGCTATGCCTTGAGTGGATGGAAGTGGATATGCACTCCCACCTCATTCCGGGGATCGATGATGGTGCTGAATCTTTGAAAGAATCCGTGGCCCTGATCAAGCGACTGCAGGACCTTGGGCTACGTAAGCTCATCACCACGCCGCACGTGATGACCGAATTTTACAAAAATACACCTAAAATCATCTCTGAGGGGCTATCCAAATTACAGGAAGTACTGAAGGAAGAAAATATACAGGTTGAAATAGAAGCCGCTGCAGAATACTACCTGGACGAAATTTTCGTGGAAAAGCTCGAAAAAGATGAACCACTGCTCACATTTGGGGACAATTATATCTTAGTGGAAACGGGTTTTATGAACAGGCCCCATATGCTTCAAGAGACCTTTTTCGCACTGGAGACCAAAGGTTACAAGCCGATTTTGGCCCATCCGGAGCGCTATCTTTACCTCCAGCAAGACCCATCCATGCTGGAATCGCTGATCGAGAAGGGCATTTATTTCCAAATAAACCTTCTTTCTTTTACAGGCTATTATTCAAAACCTATAAAAGCCATGGCCGAAAAACTACTGGAAAGGAGATTGGTGCGTTTTGTAGGTACAGACTGCCATAATCACCGGTATCTGGACGCGCTCGAGCGACTTCCTGCCACCAAAAGCTACGATATCCTGAAGGACTCCAAATTTATGAATTCCCTATTATGA
- a CDS encoding NAD-dependent epimerase/dehydratase family protein encodes MRILITGITGLFGSYLAREFCAIGEIHGLKRPSSSTKILEDIEEQITWHEGDINDYQSLQRAFKGMDLIIHAAGLVSFSKKDKNQLLKVNYEGTTNVVNVMLALGIKRLVHISSVAALGRTPDQQTVNENHKWVDSPWNTPYAISKYLGELEVWRGVQEGLEALVVNPAVLLARESETRSSAEIYRYVAEGNRFYPKGDINFIDIRDAASITYQLYRDNQWEERFILSKGSLSFQAFFTTMAETMDRQPPKIAVNNFMITLATTWGQIKQLFGLKPLLNKQTAMVAQLPITFDNQKVNKLTGYQYRSLKETFQWAVNKK; translated from the coding sequence ATGAGAATATTGATCACAGGTATCACCGGTCTGTTTGGCAGCTATCTGGCACGGGAATTTTGTGCAATAGGAGAAATCCACGGACTCAAACGACCAAGCAGTAGCACCAAGATCCTAGAGGACATTGAAGAACAAATCACTTGGCATGAAGGTGATATCAACGACTATCAGTCTTTGCAAAGAGCCTTTAAAGGCATGGATCTGATCATCCATGCGGCAGGTCTGGTATCCTTTTCCAAAAAAGATAAAAACCAACTGCTCAAAGTAAACTATGAAGGCACCACCAACGTGGTCAATGTCATGTTAGCGCTGGGTATAAAGCGTTTGGTCCACATCAGCTCAGTAGCTGCCTTGGGCAGAACTCCCGATCAGCAAACGGTAAATGAAAACCATAAATGGGTGGATTCGCCATGGAACACGCCTTACGCGATCTCCAAATACCTAGGCGAACTGGAAGTATGGCGTGGTGTGCAGGAAGGACTGGAAGCCTTGGTGGTCAATCCCGCGGTGCTCCTTGCCCGCGAATCAGAAACACGCAGCAGTGCAGAAATCTATCGGTATGTGGCTGAAGGCAACCGGTTTTACCCAAAAGGAGACATCAACTTCATCGACATCAGGGATGCTGCCAGCATCACCTACCAACTCTATCGAGACAATCAATGGGAGGAGCGTTTTATCCTCAGCAAAGGGAGTTTGTCCTTCCAGGCATTTTTTACCACCATGGCGGAGACAATGGACAGACAGCCACCCAAAATTGCCGTCAATAATTTCATGATCACCCTGGCCACTACTTGGGGCCAGATCAAGCAGCTTTTTGGTCTCAAGCCGCTCCTGAACAAACAAACAGCCATGGTCGCACAGCTGCCCATTACCTTTGACAATCAAAAAGTTAACAAACTCACTGGGTACCAATACCGCTCCCTGAAGGAAACCTTTCAGTGGGCAGTGAACAAAAAATGA
- a CDS encoding tetratricopeptide repeat protein, whose product MTGDFDHNREEERALIERFENSLKANLDLFFDEEELEDIIRYYFDTQKFKKSLKASKIALERFPFSIEIKLMYGQCLIFNDELEEGLEVLENINNLSPNNEEIILALSNGLLLNGSIREAIQILEDFLPLAEDKAEIYYSLGNFYRAENNIEKAILHYKNAVKLKINHEDALFQLAMITEEEGSFDEILQFYQEFIDQDPYSAEAWYNLGVVYNRLGRYEEAINAYDYALIIDDSFASAYFNMGNALMNTQQYEKATEAYLNTINSEGANSENCCYLAAAFEKLDQMDKAFTYFKKSAKLDPEYDDAWFGLGMCMLKKDKFFEAIHYFKKALKLSSVNANYWVGLADAEYHLGNLQASSEAYEEAINLEPGLMETYVNLSIIYFDQNRFEEAIDVLKEGIDELPEDAELYYRLVVYLIKTGKYKEAFSYLENALTLDFERHEILYELMPEVKHQKAIYKIIAQYKEGL is encoded by the coding sequence ATGACTGGAGATTTTGATCACAACAGGGAAGAAGAGCGGGCATTGATAGAGCGGTTTGAGAACTCCCTAAAAGCCAACTTGGATCTTTTCTTTGATGAAGAAGAGTTGGAGGATATTATCCGGTACTATTTTGACACTCAGAAATTTAAAAAGTCCCTCAAGGCAAGTAAAATTGCACTGGAGCGTTTCCCCTTTTCCATAGAAATCAAATTGATGTACGGGCAGTGCTTGATCTTCAATGATGAACTGGAAGAAGGCCTGGAAGTGCTGGAAAACATCAACAACCTTTCGCCAAACAATGAAGAGATCATCCTCGCCCTTTCCAATGGCCTGCTCCTAAATGGCAGCATAAGAGAGGCCATCCAAATACTTGAAGACTTCCTCCCCTTGGCAGAGGATAAGGCGGAAATCTATTATTCGCTGGGCAATTTCTATCGTGCGGAAAACAATATTGAAAAAGCCATCTTACACTATAAAAATGCCGTAAAGCTAAAAATCAACCACGAAGACGCCCTGTTTCAGCTGGCCATGATTACAGAAGAGGAAGGCTCCTTTGATGAGATCCTCCAGTTTTATCAGGAGTTTATCGATCAGGATCCATACAGTGCAGAGGCCTGGTATAACCTTGGCGTGGTGTACAATCGTCTGGGGCGCTATGAAGAGGCCATCAATGCCTACGATTATGCGTTGATCATCGATGACAGCTTTGCATCTGCATATTTCAACATGGGCAATGCCCTGATGAACACACAGCAGTACGAAAAAGCCACCGAGGCTTACTTGAATACCATCAACAGTGAAGGAGCCAATTCAGAAAACTGTTGCTATTTGGCAGCGGCCTTTGAGAAGCTGGATCAAATGGACAAAGCCTTTACCTATTTCAAAAAATCGGCAAAACTGGATCCTGAATACGATGATGCATGGTTTGGGCTGGGCATGTGTATGTTAAAAAAGGATAAATTTTTTGAAGCGATACACTACTTCAAAAAAGCCCTGAAACTCTCCAGCGTCAATGCCAACTACTGGGTGGGACTGGCCGATGCCGAATACCACCTCGGAAACCTTCAGGCAAGTTCGGAAGCTTACGAAGAAGCCATCAACCTGGAACCCGGCCTGATGGAGACCTATGTAAACCTTTCCATTATCTATTTTGACCAAAACCGATTTGAGGAAGCCATCGATGTGCTGAAGGAAGGAATCGATGAGCTGCCTGAGGATGCGGAGCTTTATTATCGACTCGTAGTTTATCTTATTAAGACAGGTAAATACAAGGAAGCCTTTTCATATTTAGAAAATGCATTAACTTTGGATTTTGAAAGACATGAAATTCTATATGAGCTGATGCCCGAAGTAAAGCATCAAAAGGCCATATACAAGATCATCGCTCAATACAAAGAAGGATTATAA
- a CDS encoding phosphosulfolactate synthase: MNYVLKNVPVRTEKPRTTGYTMAMDKGLSLREVEDFIDSCGDYVDIVKLGWATSYVTKNLSQKLQIYKDAGIPVYLGGTLFEAFVIRGQFEDYQRVLDKFDLAYAEVSDGSITLDHDKKCEYIRILSKDVTVLSEVGSKDAAKIIPPYKWIEQMQQELDAGAWKVIGESREAGNVGLFRDSGEVRQGLVEEILTKIPEEKILWEAPQKAQQVWFIKLLGANVNLGNIAPNEIIPLETIRLGLRGDTFDHFLDMANV, translated from the coding sequence ATGAATTACGTGCTGAAGAACGTACCCGTACGTACTGAGAAACCACGAACTACCGGATACACAATGGCTATGGACAAAGGTCTTAGCCTAAGAGAAGTAGAAGACTTCATCGATTCCTGCGGAGATTATGTAGATATTGTAAAATTGGGATGGGCTACTTCCTATGTCACCAAAAACCTGAGCCAGAAACTTCAGATTTATAAAGATGCCGGTATACCTGTATATTTGGGAGGCACGCTATTCGAAGCATTTGTGATCAGAGGGCAATTCGAAGATTACCAAAGAGTATTGGACAAGTTTGACCTTGCTTACGCGGAAGTTTCCGATGGATCGATCACACTGGATCATGATAAGAAGTGTGAATATATCCGCATCCTATCCAAGGATGTAACCGTACTTTCGGAAGTAGGCTCTAAGGATGCCGCTAAAATCATCCCTCCATACAAATGGATAGAGCAGATGCAGCAAGAACTGGATGCCGGTGCCTGGAAGGTGATCGGTGAATCCCGTGAAGCTGGTAACGTAGGACTTTTCCGTGACTCCGGAGAAGTGAGACAGGGGCTTGTGGAAGAAATTCTGACCAAAATACCAGAGGAAAAAATCCTTTGGGAGGCTCCCCAAAAGGCTCAGCAAGTGTGGTTCATCAAACTACTCGGTGCCAATGTCAATCTAGGAAATATTGCACCAAATGAAATCATACCATTGGAGACGATCCGATTAGGGCTTAGGGGAGACACCTTTGATCATTTCCTCGATATGGCCAACGTATAG
- a CDS encoding DUF368 domain-containing protein gives MRHTKHYLLTFLKGMGMGAADIVPGVSGGTIALITGIYETLLDSIKSIDLDALKLLVRFQLSALWKHINGSFLVALLLGIFTSIFTLSKLITYLMDEHPIPLWSFFCGLIIISSVLILRDIKRWNIMVILAIPVGALVAYWVTGLNPVESPNTLYFTFIAGAIAICAMILPGISGSFLLLILGKYEAILTAVNEKDFLTLGIFAVGCLVGLLSFSRLISWLLKNHHAVTIAVLSGFMLGSINKIWPWKKVVSFRISSSGEQKPFITENLLPNHYLAETGSEPMFFIGLLAFLFGILLVIGLERMAFYLKKK, from the coding sequence ATGAGACACACCAAACATTACCTCCTGACGTTCCTGAAAGGGATGGGCATGGGTGCGGCAGATATTGTACCGGGCGTTTCCGGTGGGACCATTGCCCTGATTACCGGCATTTACGAGACATTGCTGGATAGCATCAAGTCGATCGATTTGGATGCGCTAAAGCTATTGGTCCGCTTTCAGCTGAGTGCCCTTTGGAAGCATATCAATGGTAGCTTTTTGGTGGCCTTGCTCTTGGGAATATTTACCAGTATCTTTACGCTCTCAAAGCTGATCACCTATTTGATGGATGAACACCCCATCCCGCTGTGGTCATTCTTTTGTGGACTGATCATTATCAGCTCTGTGCTGATCTTAAGGGACATCAAACGGTGGAATATCATGGTCATTTTGGCCATCCCTGTAGGTGCTTTGGTGGCTTATTGGGTGACAGGACTCAATCCCGTGGAATCACCCAATACGCTGTATTTTACCTTTATTGCTGGAGCCATTGCCATATGTGCGATGATCCTCCCGGGAATTTCTGGCAGCTTTTTGCTGTTGATATTGGGTAAATACGAAGCCATCCTTACAGCAGTGAACGAAAAGGACTTCCTGACCTTAGGAATATTTGCAGTGGGATGCTTGGTCGGACTGTTGTCTTTCTCAAGACTGATCAGTTGGCTGCTGAAAAACCACCATGCAGTGACCATTGCAGTGCTTTCGGGCTTTATGCTCGGATCAATCAATAAGATCTGGCCATGGAAAAAAGTAGTAAGCTTTAGGATTTCCAGCAGCGGGGAGCAAAAGCCCTTCATCACTGAAAACCTATTGCCCAACCATTACCTGGCAGAAACGGGCAGTGAGCCAATGTTCTTTATTGGTCTTTTGGCTTTTCTGTTTGGCATTCTGCTCGTCATTGGATTGGAGAGAATGGCATTTTATTTAAAAAAGAAATGA
- a CDS encoding shikimate dehydrogenase family protein, whose product MRKFGLIGYPLKHSFSGKYFAEKFEREGIHDCQYDLYEIDTISKFPELIKNNPELEGVNVTIPYKEQVIPYLDELEPGCKAIGAVNCIKAKEGKLIGYNTDYIGFKASLDAWLEGQRPKALILGTGGASKAVKQALEALEMPYLMVSRNANGQKGQITYDDLIKNEQYLQEYFLIVNTTPLGTFPNTEEMPDIPVSQIGSEHKVYDLVYNPEKTFLMRSLEARGAVVKNGLEMLQLQAEAAWKIWN is encoded by the coding sequence ATGAGAAAATTCGGACTTATCGGTTATCCTTTAAAACACTCATTCTCCGGAAAATACTTTGCGGAGAAGTTTGAGCGTGAAGGCATTCATGACTGTCAGTACGACTTATATGAAATTGATACCATCAGCAAATTCCCGGAATTGATCAAAAACAATCCGGAGCTGGAAGGTGTCAATGTCACCATTCCTTATAAAGAACAAGTTATTCCTTATCTCGATGAACTGGAGCCGGGCTGTAAAGCAATCGGTGCCGTTAATTGCATCAAGGCCAAAGAAGGCAAACTCATCGGATACAATACAGACTACATCGGCTTCAAAGCATCGCTGGATGCATGGCTGGAAGGCCAGCGTCCAAAAGCCCTGATCCTAGGCACAGGTGGCGCGTCCAAGGCCGTAAAACAGGCCCTTGAAGCCCTTGAGATGCCCTATCTCATGGTGTCCCGAAATGCCAATGGCCAAAAAGGGCAAATCACTTATGATGACCTCATCAAAAACGAACAATACCTTCAAGAATACTTTTTGATCGTCAACACCACCCCATTGGGAACATTCCCCAACACGGAAGAAATGCCTGATATTCCGGTCAGCCAGATCGGAAGCGAACACAAGGTGTATGACTTGGTTTACAATCCAGAAAAAACTTTCTTAATGCGGTCCCTGGAGGCACGTGGTGCAGTAGTAAAAAATGGTTTGGAAATGCTCCAACTTCAGGCAGAAGCTGCCTGGAAGATTTGGAACTAG